A stretch of DNA from Camelus ferus isolate YT-003-E chromosome 18, BCGSAC_Cfer_1.0, whole genome shotgun sequence:
CCGGACCAGGAGGGGCGGgcctggggggcggggtggggccaCAGGGAGGGTGTTGTGTTCTCAGCCCAGTGTGGCTGGGACCCGTCCGGtcccggcggggcggggcctccgTTCGGCGGATACTTCTTTCCCGCGTAGCTGGGCGGGGTCCTTcttgagcccccccccccccccgtgaccCTCTGGTTCCTCCGCAGGGCTCTGGTCCTTCCTGTGGTTCgtgggcttctgtttcctcaccaACCAGTGGCAGCACACGGCGTCCGGGCCGGGCACGACGCAGGCAGGAGACGCGGCGCGGGCCGCCATCGCCTTCAGCTTCTTCTCCATCCTCAGCTGGGTGAGTGTGGTCGGCGGGCCGCAGGCGGCGGGGCCTGGGGCCGGGGCAGGGTCGGCTCTAGCTGACCCTGGACTCCCCTTTAGGTGGCGCTTACTGTGAAGGCCCTGCAGCGGTTCCGCCTGGGCACCGACATGTCGCTCTTTGCCACCGAACAGCTGAGCACTGGGGCAGGCCAGGCGTACCCAGGCTACCCGGTTGGCAGCGGCGTAGAGGGCACTGAGACCTACCAGAGCCCGCCTTTCACCGAGACCCTGGACACCAGCCCCAAAGGGTACCAGGTGCCTGCCTACTAGTGGTGGGCAGGCCCAGACCAAGGCGCAAAGGCAGCCCCACCAGCTCAGAGCCCAAGGCCTCCTGGACCTCTCTCGGGTCCTCCTAGCCCAGCAGCAGGGTGTGGCCAGTGTGAGCCATCTGGGGCCAAGAGAGGGTAGCCTCCAGGGTGCTTAGGCTATCCCCTACAAGCTCCTCCCATCCCCTTAGTCCACAGTCCAGGGCCTGACGTCCTGAGGAGGGCATAGCACAGCCCTAGGCACAGCCTCCAGTGGACCAGCCTAGGCAGGGGGCCATGCCTTTCAGgagccagccagcctggggctTACCTGTCCACCCTGGGCTCAGGGGTGCAGCTGCCCTCCATAGCCAGGTGCAGGGGCTGCCCCAGACTGAGGGTGACTAGAGGAAGGGACACTGCCCCCACTCCGTGGCCTGGTAAGCATGGCCACTGTTCCCCGTCCCGTGTCCCTGTGGTTAATGATGGTCCTTGCTCTCTCCTGGTGGGTCACCCTGGAGGGCCACGTGCTCTGTCTGGAGCCTCCCTCCATTTCCTCTCACACAGGCGCACTAGACTATGCTGGCCTTGTTGATGTCGTGGTTGTGGTTAAGTCTTCAGGTTTCACCTTGTAGTTCCCCACAAGCAGCCCCTCTGTCTGtggcccctgctccagcccttaCCTGCCTTGGCCCAGGCCCCTACTGGGGTGTGGGCAGCCCTACCCAGGAAAGCACAACATGGCTGTAGGCCTGGGCAccagccctctcccagcccttTGATAAGACCTTGCCCGTGGGAGGCTTAAGACACTTGGGTGCCTGGCAAGACACACCCCTCATGAGGAGAGAGGCCAAGAGGCTCCACCTGCCTACCACGCCCTGGAGACGGCCATTCCGTGCAAACCCCTGTACCTTGGCTTCCTGGACTAGTCCCTCAACTCCCCACTCTGCACCCCATTTTAAGGCCCAGCCTGAGGTTGCAGGTCCCTCTGCATAGCTGAGTACTCATGCATTGCTCAAAGCTGGCTTTTCACATTAAGTCAATACCAAATGCGGTTGCCACATTTCATTCTTTACAGACAGACGCCTCCCTCTGGAGTTGCAGTTGAGTGACAACCCTGTACATTGTAGCATAGACCAATTATGTGTGGATATTTAAGTGAACATGTTTACAATTTTTGTATATATGacacttttcctctctcttctgaaagAACAATCCGTGATTGTGTATTTTCAGTGTCCCATGTTCCAACTGCAACTTCTTTACAATAAAGACTGTAAATGAGTTTATCGTGGCCCAGACACTCTTGGAATCATTTCTACTCCGGCCCTTCCAGTGCCAGAGGTTGGAACCTGAGGGGCACCAGGGCCCAGAATCCagaagggcagggaggtggcTAGGCTGACACTCATATTGGAGAGTGCTGGTAAAAGtggtcatgatttcttcaaatgtcCCCTTCTCATTACTTTCTGCTCCTGGGACCGCCATCAGGTGTACCACACAGAGTCCAGAGCCACATTCCACGGTTAACTCCTTTTTGGAGATTACCCCAGCTTGGTCTTGTTTACTTTTGAACCATCTAttggaatttttatctttttcatttctaaaacttaCTGGTTAGCAACCTCCTGGATGAACGAAGCAGATAAGCACCATCTCTGGAGCTGGAATGCTGGTTTGGCGACATTCAAACTTGGTCTTTGGGGGCGAGTCTCTCAACTTGCCTGTgcctctggtttctcttctgtaaaacaaaGATAACGGTAGTTCCTATCACACACGGTGGGGTGAGGGTTAGCATTAACACATGTAGAGCTCAGAGCAGTGCTTGTCACACAGCAAGCTTTACTTCCGTGTTGCCTGGTATTATGAATTGTGCTTCTTTAAGAACAGGTATTTTCAATATTGTTAATGAGAGAGCCTATTTTTCAGGTTACTCTTCTGAGAGCCTtcttgtgtgtggtggggaatGCAGGTGGCCATGGAGAGTGAAGATGGTGAAGGCTTTCCTCTCCTGgtgggccctgggcctggccatCACCCAGGGACTCACTCCAGCCCAGCCATAGGCAGGCAGGTAGCATCATCCAGGTCCTTGACTTCAGACAGTGCCAATGCAGCCATGTGGCCCCTCTGCGGGCCACTGGCCAGGTCCCCTTCTTCACCATGGGCActccttcttcctttaaaaaagaatttagatgGGGCTATGTTTAGACCTTTTCTTCCACTATTTACATGTATGGCAGAAAGGAGAGATTTCAGTGCGTGTCTGGTCCCCTTCCAAAATACTAGATCCAAATAATTaagtacaaattattttctttcagtatttcagaTATGCCCTGCACTGTTTCTAAATTGTTCTTGTTGGAGTTTATCTTTAGTAGCCCTTTCACTGGTCTATGGCTGTATCCTTGAGTCTGTGACTCTCACGTTCTGAATGGGTGGTTTTACTGGGTATACAGTATAGGTCGAGCAGGGCTGTGTCATCTCCTGGAAGGCTTGGGCAGTGCTGGACCTCCAGGACCCCAGCCCACAGTTGGCTGCTGCTTCCTGTGAGTAAAGCCTGGCTGCCCAGCTCACCCCACATCTTCCCTGCCCCCGCGCTCACTGGTGACCACCTGAGCTGTGGCATCTGATGACTCTGAGTCCCCCTGGCTGTGGGGTGACCCCGGGAGGCAGAGAAGCTCAGAACACTAGCTCTGCattattgcaaaataaatttatttgaagaTAAATTGTCTTATAAAAGGTCAGAGGCAATTTGAGATCCCAGATTCAGCTCGTCTCGTAAAAAGATTCAACTTCAAGTAGCACGATTTCGTGTCTGCTTTTAATCCTGAACATTCTTGAATCATGAAACATTCAACTGTTTACACAACACACTCAACATCTGACTCCACCACCAGTGGACCCACAGCTTCTGGCTCAGGGACCATGATGCTACAGCCCTCAGGCTCAGGAGGTCCCAAATCAGGCCACCGTGGCCACTCACTCTGACACCACAGACAGGTCCCGGCGTCCTGGCCCTTCCCAAAGCATGAGAATAACCCAGACCGGCCTGCTGCTAAGGCAGGGGCCTTCCCCAGTTCCCAGGAGAAAACCAGATGGACTCCTGCGTGATGGTGTGCTGACAGGGTGGGGTAGGCCTTCCTGGTGACCCCTGGGGGGCTGGTCAGCTGCGGGACCTGAACAGGTGGCCTCACCTGGCTGCTTGGCAGCccagggggagaaggaaggagaaaggaggctcATGAGTATGGCAACTTCTGCCCACACTGGCGGGAGCTACGTGAGGATCCTGGCAATGGCTTGCAGGGAGGGGAAGTCATCATCCCGGGCGGCGTGCAGCGCCTGGTGGCTCCTGACATCACCGTGCGCGAGCACCTGCTGGCAGGTGGGGCACACGCAGCAGTCCAGGCCCGTCTGCCGGGTGCTGGCCTGCCACGCATTCTTCTTGTTCTTCTTGGCCTTGGTGCCGGGAGGCCTCTCTTGGCCTCGGAAGTCCGTGTGCGCAGACAGCAGCTCCTGCTGCTTGGCCGTGTCGGGCAGGAGCACCAGCAGCTCATTGAAGATCTTCTGGAAGTTCTCCCCGAGCAGGTCCCGGCAGCTCTTGTAATACTGGGCTGCGGAAATCACACCCTGCCACCCAGAGCAGACCAGTCACacctggcccaggcctgggccccaggTGGCTGGGCTGGCCCCCCACAACCCCGCCTGCCTAACCTGTCTAAATTCCCCAGAGTGGCTCTTGAATTTGTTGAAGCGGGCCTCATCGCTCTGCAGGAAGTCCTTGATAGACTGGATGAGCTGCAGGTTCCTCTCCCGGAAGTTCTCAGGGACCAGGTAGGCCCGTGGCATGGATGTCAGCCTAGGTCTGGGGtcaggagatggggaggaggtggaggcttCAGCCTTTGGGGTGGCCCAAGGTGAAAGCACTCCCCTAGGGGCACCAGGCCAGGCGGCCCACCCTCACTCACGCttttgtggtggtggtagtgCTGGGGACgcaggctgggtgggggctgggcagaaGGCCGGAGAAGCCAGGGGGCGGCTTGCTGATGGGGGGCACGAGACCTGGCGGAGGCGGGGGTGGAGTGCCCTTCAGAAGCACCACAGTGTTGAAGCCTATGGCAGGGTGAGCACAGGAAGATCCCAG
This window harbors:
- the SYNGR3 gene encoding synaptogyrin-3, which codes for MEGASFGAGRAGAALDPVSFARRPQTLLRVASWVFSIAVFGPIINEGYVNADSGPELRCVFNGNAGACRFGVVLGLGAFLACAAFLLLDLRFQQISSVRDRRRAVLLDLGFSGLWSFLWFVGFCFLTNQWQHTASGPGTTQAGDAARAAIAFSFFSILSWVALTVKALQRFRLGTDMSLFATEQLSTGAGQAYPGYPVGSGVEGTETYQSPPFTETLDTSPKGYQVPAY